The genomic region AAGACCAGCGCGCTGGTCTACGCCGATATCGCCGCGACCGGGCGGCTCGGGGGTGGATAGGTTGACGCCCGTGAACGGCACGCGGCCCGGACCCGGGGGCTCTCCCACGCTCGACGAGGTCGCCCGACTGGCCGGCGTCTCGCGGGCCACCGCGTCGCGCGCGATCAACGGCGGCAACCGGGTCAGCCCGACCGCCCAGGCCGCTGTGGACGCCGCCGTCCACAGCCTCGGCTACACCCCGAACCCGGCCGCCCGCAGCCTGGTGACCCGGCGTACCGACTCCGTCGCGCTGGTCGTCCCCGAGCCCGACGACCGGCTGTTCAACGACCCGTTCTTCGCGCGCACCCTGCGCGGGGTGACCCGGGTCCTCGCCGAGCGGGACCTCCAGCTGGTGCTGCTCCTGGCCCGCCCGGGCGAGGAGGAGCAGCGAATGCTGCGCTACCTGCGCAACCGGCACATCGACGGCGCCATCGTGGTCTCCCACCACCGCAGCGACAGCCTCGCCGACCACCTGGCCGCGCTGGACCTGCCGTGCGCGTTCGTCGGCCGGCCGTGGACCAGCGCCGACAAGGTCGCCTACGTCGACACCGACAACGTCGCGGGCGGCCGGGCGGCCACCGAGGCGCTGATCGAGCGCGGCTGCCGCCGGATCGGCACCATCGCCGGGCCCGCCGACATGACGGCGGGGGTGGACCGCCTCGAGGGCTGGTACGCCGCGCTGCGGCAGGCCGGACTCAGCGACGCGGCCGTCGAGCACGCGGACTTCACCGAGGAGGGCGGGGCGCTGGCGGCGACCGCACTGCTCGGGCGGCATCCCGACCTGGACGGGCTGGTGGTCGCCTCGGACCTGATGGCCGCCGGGGCGCTGGGCGTCCTCGCGGCGAGCGGGCGCCGGGTGCCCGACGACGTCGCGGTCGTCGGGTACGACGAC from Nocardioides pantholopis harbors:
- a CDS encoding LacI family DNA-binding transcriptional regulator; amino-acid sequence: MNGTRPGPGGSPTLDEVARLAGVSRATASRAINGGNRVSPTAQAAVDAAVHSLGYTPNPAARSLVTRRTDSVALVVPEPDDRLFNDPFFARTLRGVTRVLAERDLQLVLLLARPGEEEQRMLRYLRNRHIDGAIVVSHHRSDSLADHLAALDLPCAFVGRPWTSADKVAYVDTDNVAGGRAATEALIERGCRRIGTIAGPADMTAGVDRLEGWYAALRQAGLSDAAVEHADFTEEGGALAATALLGRHPDLDGLVVASDLMAAGALGVLAASGRRVPDDVAVVGYDDLGVAERTTPPLTTVRNPIGEMAEQATRLLLEQIEGGRTGRAMRVVFPPALVRRESA